TCAGTACCACATTCAAAAGCGTAAAGACGGCAGATATACAGTTACCGTCATGCACAAAGGCAAACGGCAAACCGTTTACGGAAGAACGAAAAAGGAAACACTCGAAAAACTAACCAAAGTAGTAAAAGAAATTCAATATGCCAAAATTCACAATCTGCAAAACTTTTCTGCCTCCTCCACTACCCTGTCCGCCTGGGCTACCGAATGTGTGGAAACATACTCCAAGGAATATGTTCGCGGCAGCACCTATTACGGCTACAAGAATATCATCAATCGGCATCTTGGCGAGTTGGGTAACAAACGCCTTGCAGACATCACCAATCTAATGATTCAAAGCCATCTCTTATCACTGAAGAATGTAGAAACCGGAGAAAAGCTCAGTCTAAAAATGCTAACAAGCGTCCGCAACTTTATCTCCCTTGTTTTTAACTACGCCATACAAAACCGTATGCTAAACTACAATCCCGTTCAAGGCGTAAAGCTGCCAAAGCAAAGCCGCAGTCCTGCACGCGCACTGACTGTAACAGAGCAAAAACGGTTAGAGACTGCCGCAAGAGAATCTGAGCGACTTCTGATGTTTGCCGTGATTCTGGATCTGTATACCGGCATTCGCAAAGGCGAGCTCCTGGCACTTCAGTGGAAAGATATTGATTTCAAAAAAGGCTGTATCAGTGTCTCAAAACAACTGACTCGACATCACAGTAAATACGACAGCTCACATCCATCCATACTGGATATCGCCCCACCCAAAACGGAGGCCTCTATCCGCAAGGTCTATATATTTGATGCTTTAAAAACGGAACTTCAAGCTTACAAAGAGAAAGCAATTTCCTGGAAGGAGGAACATGGATATCAGCACAG
The genomic region above belongs to Elusimicrobiaceae bacterium and contains:
- a CDS encoding site-specific integrase; the encoded protein is MKHPSQYHIQKRKDGRYTVTVMHKGKRQTVYGRTKKETLEKLTKVVKEIQYAKIHNLQNFSASSTTLSAWATECVETYSKEYVRGSTYYGYKNIINRHLGELGNKRLADITNLMIQSHLLSLKNVETGEKLSLKMLTSVRNFISLVFNYAIQNRMLNYNPVQGVKLPKQSRSPARALTVTEQKRLETAARESERLLMFAVILDLYTGIRKGELLALQWKDIDFKKGCISVSKQLTRHHSKYDSSHPSILDIAPPKTEASIRKVYIFDALKTELQAYKEKAISWKEEHGYQHSEDDFLFFSRKNTPIEPRRFYQYYRELLDVADIEDATFHTLRHTFATRCLEAGIDIVTVSKLLGHADSKVTANTYSHLLPEYQKKEIRKISKLFRA